The following proteins are co-located in the Micromonospora viridifaciens genome:
- a CDS encoding helix-turn-helix domain-containing protein yields MDAIGINPLDERIYRALLERPGSDEYSLAEASGIDPRWVRGSLAALEVKGLASRLPGSPSRFLPTPPDIGMEILVLHQQQELEKLRLRMLELMDVYRASTDTSDVDRLIEILRGRETIAQRVEHMQCTAKDEMMFFDCPPYLNGRPQVEAEVELLQKGIRFRTMYDHRALEFGEGMGIRAIEKLVVAGEEARSLPELPMKLAIADHKLALIPLAATTPAVETAVLVHPCALLDALIMLFETLWARAVPIRPGLAASGARARDALVPDQERLLTLLGAGMSDTAVARELGVSLRTVTRRIQTLSSAAGAATRFQLGWQAGRHGWL; encoded by the coding sequence TTGGATGCGATCGGGATCAACCCGCTGGATGAGCGGATCTACAGGGCGTTACTCGAACGGCCGGGAAGCGACGAGTACAGCCTCGCTGAAGCATCCGGCATCGACCCGCGGTGGGTCCGAGGGTCCCTCGCCGCGCTGGAGGTAAAGGGTCTGGCGAGCCGACTCCCCGGCAGCCCGTCTCGCTTTCTTCCGACCCCACCCGACATCGGAATGGAGATTCTCGTCCTTCATCAGCAGCAGGAGCTGGAGAAGCTACGGCTGCGCATGTTGGAGCTTATGGACGTCTATCGCGCGAGCACGGACACCAGCGACGTGGATCGGCTCATTGAGATCCTGCGGGGACGGGAGACCATCGCACAGCGCGTCGAACACATGCAGTGCACCGCCAAGGACGAGATGATGTTTTTCGACTGCCCTCCGTACCTCAACGGGAGGCCGCAGGTCGAGGCCGAGGTCGAGCTTCTCCAGAAAGGCATCCGATTTCGGACGATGTACGATCACCGAGCCCTGGAGTTCGGCGAGGGAATGGGGATCAGGGCGATAGAGAAGCTGGTCGTGGCCGGGGAGGAGGCGCGGTCCCTGCCCGAGCTTCCGATGAAACTCGCGATCGCCGACCACAAGCTCGCCCTCATTCCGCTCGCCGCAACCACGCCCGCGGTAGAAACAGCGGTCCTCGTCCACCCATGCGCTCTGCTCGACGCCCTCATCATGCTTTTCGAGACCCTGTGGGCCCGGGCGGTGCCGATCCGGCCGGGACTCGCGGCCTCCGGCGCCCGAGCCCGCGACGCGCTCGTCCCCGACCAGGAGCGGCTGCTGACACTGCTCGGGGCCGGCATGTCCGACACGGCGGTGGCCCGCGAACTGGGCGTCAGCCTTCGCACCGTCACCCGGCGCATCCAGACGTTGAGCAGCGCCGCAGGCGCCGCCACCCGCTTCCAGCTCGGCTGGCAGGCCGGCAGGCACGGCTGGCTGTGA
- a CDS encoding IS1380 family transposase → MQLTAWSRDLRVTAGGSGVVSHVGAALLRLLADRAGLTGALSAGLARAGWWPVHDRGRVLVDLAVMIADGGDAIADIDVLRHQREVFGPVASDTTVWRALDELGVVQLRRIAKARAKVRARMWQLLDGPPAARAAGRDIGTGIVVLDVDSTIVIAHSDKEGAAATYKHSYGFHPILVTCDNTAELLAIKLRPGNAGANTAADHLDVLAQAIAQVPAKHRRHLLIRGDSAAATHAVLDWLTQQDSKRGRRVEYSLGWSIGEPERDAITALPASAWSPAIDADGGVRDGAAVAELTGLLPLPGWPAGMRVIVRRERPHPGAQLTLFEHRDGWRYTAFVTNTTVGALQWLEARHRAHARVEDRIRCAKDTGLRRLPSREFAINAAWCTAAAIAVDLIAWLQLIALDGDLAKAEPKRLRYRILHTAARLVHGQRRRWLRIPSRWPWAEQITTAFNRITAIPDPG, encoded by the coding sequence GTGCAGCTTACGGCGTGGTCGCGGGATCTGCGGGTCACCGCGGGTGGTTCGGGTGTGGTGTCGCACGTCGGTGCGGCGTTGCTGCGGTTGTTGGCGGATCGGGCCGGGTTGACCGGAGCACTGTCGGCGGGGCTGGCCCGGGCCGGCTGGTGGCCGGTGCATGATCGGGGTCGGGTGCTGGTCGACCTGGCGGTGATGATCGCTGACGGTGGGGACGCGATCGCGGACATCGACGTGCTGCGTCACCAGCGGGAGGTGTTCGGGCCGGTGGCCTCGGACACCACGGTGTGGCGGGCCCTGGACGAGCTCGGCGTGGTGCAGCTGCGGCGCATCGCAAAGGCCAGGGCGAAGGTACGCGCCCGGATGTGGCAGCTGCTCGATGGTCCACCGGCGGCACGAGCGGCCGGTCGGGACATCGGCACCGGGATCGTCGTGCTGGATGTGGACTCAACGATCGTGATCGCGCACAGCGACAAGGAAGGCGCCGCGGCCACCTACAAGCACAGCTACGGCTTCCATCCGATCCTGGTGACGTGCGACAACACCGCCGAGCTGCTGGCCATCAAGCTACGGCCGGGCAACGCCGGGGCCAACACGGCCGCCGATCACCTCGACGTGCTCGCCCAAGCCATCGCGCAGGTCCCCGCGAAACACCGCCGGCACCTGCTCATCCGCGGTGACTCCGCCGCGGCCACCCACGCCGTGCTCGACTGGCTCACGCAGCAGGACAGCAAGCGTGGCCGGCGGGTCGAGTACTCCCTCGGCTGGTCGATCGGCGAACCCGAACGCGACGCCATCACCGCCCTGCCCGCCTCGGCGTGGTCACCGGCGATCGACGCCGACGGTGGTGTGCGTGACGGCGCCGCCGTCGCCGAACTGACCGGCCTGCTGCCTCTGCCCGGCTGGCCGGCCGGGATGCGGGTCATCGTCCGGCGGGAACGCCCCCACCCCGGCGCCCAACTCACCCTGTTCGAGCACCGGGACGGCTGGCGCTACACCGCCTTCGTCACCAACACCACAGTAGGTGCCTTGCAGTGGTTGGAGGCCCGGCACCGGGCCCACGCCCGCGTCGAGGACCGGATCCGCTGCGCCAAGGACACCGGCCTACGCCGGCTACCTTCCCGCGAGTTCGCCATCAACGCCGCCTGGTGCACGGCTGCGGCGATCGCCGTCGACCTCATCGCCTGGTTGCAGCTCATCGCCCTCGACGGCGACCTGGCCAAGGCCGAACCGAAACGACTGCGCTACCGGATCCTGCACACCGCCGCCCGCCTCGTGCACGGCCAACGCCGCCGCTGGCTACGCATCCCGTCCAGGTGGCCCTGGGCCGAACAGATCACCACCGCGTTCAACCGGATCACGGCCATCCCCGACCCCGGCTGA